In a genomic window of Balaenoptera ricei isolate mBalRic1 chromosome 3, mBalRic1.hap2, whole genome shotgun sequence:
- the RPS14 gene encoding small ribosomal subunit protein uS11: MAPRKGKEKKEEQVISLGPQVAEGENVFGVCHIFASFNDTFVHVTDLSGKETICRVTGGMKVKADRDESSPYAAMLAAQDVAQRCKELGITALHIKLRATGGNRTKTPGPGAQSALRALARSGMKIGRIEDVTPIPSDSTRRKGGRRGRRL; encoded by the exons ATGGCACCTCgcaaggggaaagaaaagaaggaagaacaggTCATCAGCCTTGGCCCTCAGGTGGCCGAAGGAGAAAATGTATTTGGTGTGTGCCACATTTTTGCATCCTTCAATGACACTTTCGTCCATGTCACCGATCTTTCTGGCAA GGAAACCATCTGCCGTGTAACTGGTGGGATGAAGGTGAAGGCTGACCGAGATGAGTCATCTCCATATGCTGCCATGTTGGCTGCCCAGGATGTAGCCCAGAGGTGCAAGGAGCTGGGCATCACTGCCCTCCACATCAAACTCCGGGCCACAGGAGGAAATAG GACCAAGACTCCTGGACCAGGGGCCCAGTCAGCCCTCAGAGCCCTCGCCCGCTCAGGAATGAAGATTGGGCGGATTG aGGATGTCACCCCCATCCCCTCCGACAGCACCCGCAGGAAGGGGGGTCGCCGTGGTCGCCGTCTGTGA